The proteins below are encoded in one region of Drosophila santomea strain STO CAGO 1482 chromosome 3R, Prin_Dsan_1.1, whole genome shotgun sequence:
- the LOC120454485 gene encoding UPF0691 protein C9orf116 homolog produces MCEQYCDKFETFNPEIEFAKFQKRKPVVRTAQLYENLHKREDIKCPYSFKGYGVETDANTMYRTCNSEYGYYAPNAYTIPKRFYPLPQSFSNEVVRFGMYRNFSLNTHIDRTFY; encoded by the exons ATGTGCGAACAGTACTGTGACAAGTTTGAGACCTTCAATCCGGAGATCGAGTTTGCCAAGTTTCAAAAACGCAAGCCCGTCGTAAGGACTGCCCAACTCTATGAGAATTTGCACAAGCGTGAGGACATCAAGTGTCCCT ACAGCTTCAAAGGTTATGGCGTGGAAACGGATGCCAACACAATGTACCGCACCTGCAACTCCGAGTATGGTTACTATGCACCCAATGCCTATACCATTCCGAAGCGCTTCTATCCGTTGCCCCAGAGTTTCTCCAATGAAGTCGTGCGTTTCGGCATGTATCGCAATTTCTCCCTGAACACGCATATTGATCGTACCTTCTACTAG
- the LOC120451221 gene encoding tissue inhibitor of metalloproteinase: protein MDFRKHLGLLTLLLVAVFAFYGRPADACSCMPSHPQTHFAQADYVVQLRVLRQSNTIEPGKTTYKVHIKRTYKATPEARRMLRDGRLSTPKDDAMCGGVHLRLGRVYIVAGRIPTLNICSYYKEYTQMTITERHGFSGGYAKATNCTVTPCFGERCLSGRNYADACKWSPFGKCETDYSACMPHKRQTVNGVISQCRWRRTQFYRKCLSNP from the exons ATGGATTTTAGAAAGCATTTGGGTTTATTGACGCTTCTCCTGGTCGCGGTATTCGCGTTTTACGGTCGCCCAGCTGACGCCTGCAGCTGCATGCCCTCCCACCCACAGACGCACTTCGCCCAGGCGGACTACG TTGTGCAACTGCGAGTCCTTCGCCAATCAAACACCATCGAGCCGGGCAAGACCACCTACAAAGTACACATCAAACGCACCTACAAG GCTACACCCGAAGCGCGGCGGATGCTACGCGATGGTCGCCTGTCCACGCCCAAAGATGACGCAATGTGCGGAGGCGTACACCTCAGACTGGGAAGGGTTTATATAGTGGCGGGAAGGATACCGACACTAAATATATGCAGCTACTACAAGGAGTACACCCAGATGACCATAACAGAGCGCCATGGCTTCAGCGGTGGATATGCCAAGGCCACAAATTGCACA GTTACTCCCTGCTTTGGAGAGAGATGTCTTAGTGGACGAAATTATGCTGATGCATGCAAATGGTCGCCTTTTGGAAAATGCGAGACAGACTACAGTGCCTGCATGCCGCACAAAAGGCAGACGGTCAATGGAGTCATTTCCCAATGCCGCTGGCGACGCACGCAGTTCTACAGAAAGTGCCTGAGCAATCCGTAA
- the LOC120451220 gene encoding LOW QUALITY PROTEIN: synapsin (The sequence of the model RefSeq protein was modified relative to this genomic sequence to represent the inferred CDS: substituted 1 base at 1 genomic stop codon) — MPPPPAPGQPAGAAPELSLSFGAGKTPATAAPAPPRGVSAPTSPAKSRESLLQRVQSLTGAARDQGASILGAAVQSATQRAPAFSKDKYFTLLVLDDQNTDWSKYFRGRRLHGDFDIRVEQAEFRDITVVSSADTGPVVTMAAYRSGTRVARSFRPDFVLIRQPPRDGSSDYRSTILGLKYGGVPSINSLHSIYQFQDKPWVFSHLLQLQRRLGRDGFPLIEQTFFPNPRDLFQFTKFPSVLKAGHCHGGVATARLENQSALQDAAGLVSGAGNDSHCYCTIEPYIDAKFSVHIQKIGNNYKAFMRKSITGNWKTNQGSAMLEQITLTEKYKSWVDEISELFGGMEVCGLSVVVAKDGREYIISACDSTFALIGDSQEEDRRQIADLVSGRMQNVCRPSMAQTGPGKLPSRSSVSSRAESPTDEGVAPTPPLPAGPRPAPMGGPPPIPERTSPAVGSIGRLSSRSSISEVPEEPSSSGPSTVGGVRRDSQTSQSSTISSSVSRAGQRPPQTQSSVVEDAEDTMKNLRKTFAGIFGDMXEIANKKRGRTASETSSGSGPGSVPGSAGPGSGFSGSFLGKQFSFAGKGEGVISTQPTQRPSEEPPAIPTTASSAVRPESSVSVSDTRNTDTLTERAGAGYQPVTNYEQQERVNPFDKEPNKSGSAASIHTSSSSSISSSSISSRINRNGNAIKSPPPPAGPPPPPPTNVTAVGSNANSSSGYRNSFSSSLSKDKTSYGNYGSTTSVETITRMDTNTTNTGATATEAGEASGVTAITNISNSAGIVAPATGTITTSVTTNDWRSAIGMRSASVYSAPAAVTTGLPGDTSGYDSNSLASQGEGLNNPSDLPSYTRPSYSRSESNASKHSDLDVIFGDSKTTPASYGNGKYTRAAGSISDADMIFGGPPSNYKTDRFGASKSMSMTSGGVGSGNGSGSGYKIYEGIQNAAFSDFSDSGSMSSIGSHTKRWSASKEEDDELDLK; from the exons ATGCCGCCACCGCCGGCTCCCGGCCAACCGGCCGGAGCTGCCCCGGAGCTGTCGTTGAGCTTTGGCGCCGGCAAAACCCCGGCGACGGCTGCACCTGCTCCACCACGTGGTGTCAGTGCGCCGACCAGTCCGGCCAAGTCGCGCGAAAGTCTGCTGCAGCGGGTGCAGAGCTTGACCGGCGCTGCCCGGGATCAGGGAGCCTCCATTTTGG GAGCTGCGGTTCAGAGCGCCACACAACGGGCACCGGCGTTCAGCAAGGACAAGTACTTCACGCTGCTGGTTTTGGATGACCAGAACACGGACTGGTCCAAATACTTCCGGGGCAGGCGGTTGCACGGCGACTTTGACATCCGCGTGGAGCAGGCCGAGTTTAGG GACATTACGGTGGTCTCCAGCGCGGACACCGGACCAGTTGTCACCATGGCCGCCTATCGCAGTGGCACTCGG GTGGCGCGTTCCTTCCGACCGGACTTTGTGTTGATTCGCCAGCCGCCGCGCGACGGATCCAGCGATTACCGTTCCACGATCTTGGGCTTAAAGTACGGCGGAGTGCCCAGCATCAATTCGCTGCACTCGATCTATCAGTTTCAG GACAAGCCCTGGGTATTTTCGCACCTGCTGCAATTGCAGCGACGCCTCGGACGCGACGGCTTTCCACTGATCGAACAGACCTTCTTCCCCAATCCACGCGATTTG TTCCAATTCACCAAGTTCCCCAGCGTGCTGAAGGCTGGACATTGCCACGGCGGAGTGGCCACCGCGCGCCTGGAGAACCAGAGCGCCCTGCAAGATGCCGCCGGATTGGTGAGCGGTGCCGGCAATGATTCCCATTGTTACTGCACCATCGAGCCCTACATCGATGCCAAGTTCAGCGTGCACATCCAGAAGATTGGCAACAACTACAAGGCGTTTAT GCGCAAATCCATCACCGGCAATTGGAAGACCAATCAGGGATCCGCCATGCTGGAGCAAATCACTTTAACCGAGAAGTACAAAAGCTGGGTGGATGAG ATATCCGAGCTCTTTGGCGGCATGGAAGTGTGTGGCCTCTCCGTGGTGGTGGCCAAAGATGGACGTGAGTATATCATAAGCGCCTGCGACAGCACATTCGCCCTCATCGGCGACAGCCAGGAGGAGGATCGCAGGCAGATCGCGGATCTGGTGTCCGGACGGATGCAG AATGTCTGCCGACCCAGCATGGCGCAGACGGGTCCGGGCAAGTTGCCCTCCCGCTCCTCGGTCTCCTCGCGAGCAGAGAGTCCCACGGACGAGGGCGTGGCCCCGACACCACCACTTCCAGCTGGACCGAGGCCAGCGCCCATGGGTGGACCACCACCGATACCGGAGCGCACCTCGCCCGCCGTCGGTTCCATTGGCCGGTTgagcagtcgcagcagcattTCGGAGGTGCCGGAGGAGCCCTCCTCCTCGGGACCCAGCACAGTGGGTGGGGTGCGTCGTGACTCGCAGACTTCACAGTCGTCGACCATCTCATCGTCGGTGTCGCGAGCGGGCCAGAGGCCGCCGCAGACCCAGAGCTCGGTGGTGGAGGATGCCGAGGACACCATGAAGAACCTGAGGAAGACCTTTGCGGGGATCTTTGGTGACATGTAGGAAATCGCTAACAAGAAGCGCGGCAGAACGGCCAGCGAGAcgagcagcggcagcgggCCAGGCAGTGTGCCCGGCAGCGCGGGTCCGGGGAGCGGATTCAGTGGCTCCTTCCTCGGCAAGCAGTTCTCGTTCGCCGGCAAGGGGGAGGGCGTGATCTCCACGCAGCCCACACAGCGTCCCAGCGAGGAGCCCCCAGCCATTCCGACGACGGCCAGCTCAGCCGTTCGGCCGGAGAGCAGCGTTTCAGTTAGCGATACAAGAAATACGGATACACTTACGGAAAGAGCAGGTGCCGGCTACCAGCCGGTCACCAATTACGAGCAACAGGAGAGGGTCAATCCCTTCGACAAGGAGCCCAACAAGTCGGGCAGTGCGGCCAGCATACACacctcctcgtcctcatcgATCTCATCGTCATCCATCTCGTCGCGCATCAATCGCAATGGCAACGCCATCAAATCCCCGCCCCCACCGGCGGgtccaccaccaccgccgcccacCAATGTCACGGCGGTGGGCAGCAATGCCAATAGCTCCAGTGGCTACAGGAACAGCTTCAGCAGCTCCCTCAGCAAGGACAAGACGAGCTATGGCAACTATGGCAGCACCACTTCGGTGGAGACCATCACACGGATGGATACGAACACCACAAACACAGGAGCCACGGCAACGGAGGCTGGAGAAGCTAGTGGTGTCACGGCCATAACCAATATCAGCAATAGTGCCGGAATAGTGGCTCCTGCCACGGGAACCATCACCACCTCGGTGACCACCAACGACTGGAGATCGGCCATTGGTATGCGATCGGCCAGTGTGTACAGTGCACCCGCTGCAGTGACCACTGGGCTGCCAGGCGACACATCCGGATACGATTCCAACTCGCTTGCCTCGCAGGGCGAGGGCCTCAACAATCCCAGCGATCTGCCCTCGTACACCAGACCATCGTACTCGCGATCCGAGAGCAATG CCTCCAAGCACTCGGATCTGGATGTCATTTTCGGAGACAGCAAGACCACTCCGGCATCCTATGGAAATGGCAAATACACCCGGGCCGCTGGATCTATTTCGGATGCGGATATGATCTTCGGAGGACCACCCTCGAACTACAAAACCGATCGCTTCGGGGCCTCCAAGAGCATGAGCATGACTTCCGGCGGAGTGGGTTCCGGAAACGGATCAGGATCCGGATATAAGATCTACGAGGGCATCCAGAATGCGGCATTCAGCGACTTCAGTGACTCGGGCAGTATGAGCAGCATTGGATCGCATACCAAACGCTGGAGTGCCAGcaaggaggaggacgacgaaCTGGACTTGAAGTAA
- the LOC120454484 gene encoding multiple coagulation factor deficiency protein 2 homolog: MYRMCNLSNLLNFIICIASFSQNFDGTLAVKRGPHHPRGETRRVDQHLTHEEHRIDDDLRDMGVQANLDDLSEEEKIFYMFKAHDNDNNNALDGLEMIQSAMHHNYDYFKNNERDEYLQNATDELEHFIEAIDKFLLIADDNNDGLLHYPEFVKAITGGKEQPSVDRNILR, encoded by the exons ATGTATAGGATGTGCAACCTATCGAACCTGCTGAACTTCATCATCTGCATTGCTAGCTTCAGCCAGAACTTCGATGGCACCTTGGCGGTCAAGAGGGGTCCACATCATCCCAGGGGCGAAACACGGAGAGTGGACCAGCATCTCACCCATGAGGAGCA TCGCATCGATGACGATTTGAGGGACATGGGCGTACAGGCAAATCTAGATGATTTGAGTGAGGAGGAGAAAATCTTCTACATGTTTAAG GCCCATGACAATGATAATAACAATGCACTGGACGGGCTCGAAATGATTCAGTCTGCCATGCATCATAACTATGACTATTTCAAAAACAACGAGCGGGATGAATACCTACAAAATGCCACTGATGAGCTGGAGCACTTTATAG AGGCAATTGATAAGTTTCTGCTGATTGCCGACGACAATAACGATGGCCTGCTTCACTACCCAGAGTTTGTGAAGGCCATCACCGGTGGCAAGGAGCAGCCGAGTGTGGACAGGAATATCCTGCGCTAA
- the LOC120454486 gene encoding uncharacterized protein LOC120454486, whose amino-acid sequence MPQPGADHMIITIATLLALIWYLDLANAASYQLQSYDLDTDNGAVSNSSGEEFNAGVTSLERPLSWLRNANSMFGSPAGHVVIQVAKELLHRSAGNSQVLSLNLTNLLIIILLKVLIISAGMLGAGHWSGHGYGYGRSAGRSDNLGLGIASGDDYLITGFLAAQGAGRDECLYAASCACPTSAYEYAKAGRALMGAIEVFQGVPLEKPRYNDLIVLMERAAYDGFRGVACNTTQTCDGLL is encoded by the exons ATGCCACAACCAGGCGCAGATCACATGATCATTACTATCGCCACTCTGTTGGCTTTGATCTGGTACCTAGATCTCGCAAATGCAGCCAGTTATCAACTGCAATCCTACGACCTGGATACGGATAATGGAGCTGTATCGAACTCCAGCGGGGAGGAGTTCAATGCAGGAGTTACCTCCCTGGAAAGACCTCTTTCTTGGCTACGGAACGCCAACAGCATGTTCGGCAGTCCCGCTGGTCATGTGGTCATCCAGGTGGCCAAGGAGCTGCTGCATCGCTCAGCCGGAAACAGTCAA GTGCTAAGTCTGAATCTCACTAATCTGCTGATCATCATACTCCTGAAAGTGCTAATCATCTCCGCCGGAATGCTGGGCGCAGGACACTGGAGTGGTCATGGTTATGGATATGGTCGCTCCGCAGGTCGTAGTGACAACCTTGGCTTGGGCATAGCCTCGGGCGATGACTACCTAATAACCGGATTTCTGGCCGCCCAAGGAGCCGGCAGAGATGAGTGCCTCTACGCAGCATCCTGTGCCTGCCCCACATCAGCCTATGAGTACGCGAAGGCAGGACGTGCTCTAATGGGCGCCATTGAAGTCTTTCAAGG AGTGCCGCTGGAGAAACCGCGCTACAACGACCTCATCGTCCTGATGGAGCGTGCCGCCTACGATGGCTTCCGGGGAGTGGCCTGCAACACCACCCAGACCTGCGACGGATTGCTTTAA